From a single Fusarium fujikuroi IMI 58289 draft genome, chromosome FFUJ_chr03 genomic region:
- a CDS encoding probable oxysterol-binding protein yields MLTNWFSQPAGTRSSTDDPRGPDAEDDTLVMEPDQGNVLSHIISQLRPGADLSRVVLPTFILEPRSMLERITNFMCHPEMLLQIPSIDDPVERFVSVVKFYLSGWHIRPPGVKKPLNPILGEIFTCYWDFEDGKRAYYISEQTSHHPPKSSYFYMAPDHHIRIDGTLKPRSRFLGNSAASLMEGIAFLSLLNRGKDAAKGEQYILTQPNMYARGILFGKMKYELGDHSFVRCPELDLVADVDFKTKGWVGGTYNAIGGVIKRESTGEVLFELSGLWSEEMYIKDMTTGHREMFFNALRSKPSPPTVRPIEEQEERESQRLWDKTARAVKDRNHELATDEKTKIEDRQREEAAQRAQENIEWHPRLFRRVQGGPGGLEEGEEDLEWVINANIDHAATPEKQAEQIMAIYPIVKGQKPNQRNVIPPHSPSAKPAQTASAQPVENHIDDNLINFDEISPPAKPDQTPAAEQATKQSEIQGLLNSTGKKADGPLIDFTNDLKKELPSATQQ; encoded by the exons ATGTTGACAAACTGGTTCTCGCAACCTGCAGGCACTCGCTCCTCTACTGATGACCCTCGTGGTCCCGACGCTGAGGATGACACCCTAGTGATGGAGCCCGATCAGGGCAATG TCCTCTCCCATATTATCTCCCAGCTGCGACCCGGGGCCGACCTGAGTCGTGTCGTTCTTCCCACCTTCATTCTCGAACCCCGCAGTATGCTCGAGCGCATCACGAA CTTCATGTGTCACCCCGAAATGCTCCTTCAAATTCCATCCATAGACGACCCCGTCGAGCGCTTTGTATCCGTAGTCAAGTTCTACCTCAGTGGTTGGCATATTCGTCCTCC AGGCGTCAAGAAACCTTTGAACCCTATCTTGGGTGAGATCTTCACCTGTTACTGGGATTTTGAAGATGGAAAGCGCGCATATTACATCTCTGAACAGACTTCCCACCACCCGCCTAAGTCGAGTTACTTCTACATGGCCCCAGACCACCACATTCGTATTGACGGAACACTCAAGCCTCGGAGTCGTTTCCTGGGAAATTCTGCCGCCAGTCTGATGGAAGGTATTGCATTTCTAAGTTTGCTGAACCGCGGAAAGGACGCTGCAAAAGGGGAGCAATA TATTCTCACCCAACCCAACATGTATGCCCGAGGCATTCTGTTTGGCAAAATGAAGTACGAGCTCGGCGATCATAGCTTTGTCCGATGCCCTGAACTCGACTTGGTTGCTGATGTCGACTTCAAAACAAAAGGCTGGGTCGGTGGTACTTATAATGCCATTGGCGGAGTGATCAAGCGTGAGAGCACTGGCGAGGTCTTGTTTGAGCTCTCTGGCCTCTGGAGTGAGGAGATGTATATCAAAGACATGACG ACTGGTCACCGAGAGATGTTCTTCAACGCTCTGAGATCAAAGCCCTCACCACCAACTGTTCGACCAATCGAGGAGCAAGAGGAACGAGAGTCTCAGCGACTGTGGGATAAGACGGCTAGAGCTGTCAAGGACCGCAACCATGAACTTGCCACAgacgagaagaccaagattgAAGACCGACAACGTGAAGAAGCTGCCCAACGAGCACAGGAAAACATCGAATGGCACCCACGACTATTCAGGAGAGTCCAAGGTGGTCCCGGTGGACTggaagaaggcgaagaagatcTGGAATGGGTCATTAACGCCAACAT TGATCATGCGGCGACACCTGAGAAGCAAGCTGAGCAAATTATGGCAATCTATCCCATCGTCAAGGGACAAAAGCCGAATCAACGAAACGTCATCCCCCCGCACAGTCCTTCTGCCAAGCCTGCGCAAACAGCATCAGCTCAACCGGTAGAGAATCATATCGACGATaacctcatcaactttgACGAAATATCTCCGCCTGCTAAGCCGGATCAGACACCCGCTGCTGAACAAGCAACAAAGCAATCTGAGATCCAAGGCTTGCTCAACTCCACAGGAAAGAAAGCCGACGGACCACTGATTGACTTCACAAACGATCTGAAAAAGGAGCTACCATCTGCCACACAACAATAA
- a CDS encoding probable splicing factor u2af 35 kd subunit (small subunit), which produces MANFLASIFGTELDKVNCSFYFKIGACRHGDRCSRKHVKPSYSQTILMPNLYQNPAYDPKNRMNPSQLQNHFDAFYEDIWCELCKYGELEELVVCDNNNDHLIGNVYARFKYEESAQKACDELNSRWYAARPIYCELSPVTDFREACCRLNSGEGCVRGGFCNFIHRKNPSEELDRDLTLSTKKWLKERGRDEKSASRSPTPEPTRRRY; this is translated from the exons ATGGCCAACTTTCTTGCCTCAATCTTCGGTACAGAACTCGACAAGGTCAACTGCTCTTTCTACTTC AAAATCGGTGCTTGTCGTCATGGCGATCGCTGCTCGCGAAAACACGTCAAGCCTTCGTACAGTCAAACGATCCTGATGCCCAACCTCTACCAGAATCCGGCTTACGATCCCAAAAATCGAATGAATCCTTCTCAACTACAAAACCATTTCGACGCCTTCTACGAGGATATCTGGTGTGAGCTTTGCAAATACGGAGAGCTGGAGGAGCTTGTTGTTTGTGACAACAACAATGATC ACTTGATCGGCAACGTCTACGCCCGCTTCAAGTACGAAGAGTCGGCCCAAAAAGCTTGCGATGAGCTCAACAGTCGATGGTATGCTGCGCGCCCGATATACTGCGAATTAAGCCCTGTCACCGACTTCCGCGAGGCTTGTTGCCGACTTAACTCTGGAGAAGGGTGTGTTCGAGGAGGGTTCTGCAATTTCATCCACCGGAAGAACCCTAGCGAAGAACTCGATCGCGATCTCACTTTGAGCACAAAGAAGTGGCTAAAGGAGCGTGGtcgtgatgagaagagcgcGTCCCGCTCACCTACACCTGAACCCACAAGACGTCGCTACTAG
- a CDS encoding related to ELMO2 protein: MDQADIPALLARMASDEDASRKMAVFKLQNSINDPAFADVFISSGGLVVLRRLIMTSAGNTLAYSLQSLTRLLEVDMGWDIFEGPTASDLVERVVELIVTNPLVNILRGAMSILVALVGHSQSTNQSDVANRTPGTFGFRALKPAVAVHPNFFELVIQQLQSADHALCANALMLINALIRDAVSGESTTNGGKANAGSGEDWAKFIKRLQDLGLIKAVHRLMQSSALQDLAHPMLEFQTLTKILLRKWREVDVDLERPEHRRALKGLHLASAPERAHVNGHSPGQESHEAPGKKGSRRHNPEKWRRLGFETESPAQEFDMTGFLGMMDLSDYVRRNEDGFQKLLLEQAGKPTPERCPVARASFAVTMILYDHFDVDKTDLDDVRGYQLLEAKDHDRLFRPLLLQWSRLHTAGLYTFFRVWKLTGAEQGDFEKVVELVRILIDCVVGGATRTKDVAEVEEEMQEYDVPRLREQQMCLLEMSFESTWGQHLQQVREELKQEALQFVKEQRIRCLLQGSWFSKPAPKRDNGAVKHRLFTPTPWRYAKLSHNRRYLHYADFEERTVTAPGLDSLGEKVDLSTISSVVSNVSAPNEDTRSTMSDLMGKDATPKTTTKITVYSFVNATEAARGTDSKEQPIFTLWPLSHSLASEWLDGLLMLLNQAPITAETNKLVNLVSEYGLKIRLLNVRMDTAFEGPEPGAGVIPSREGLDEDYFFEV, from the coding sequence ATGGATCAAGCAGACATCCCCGCGCTGCTGGCGCGAATGGCgagtgatgaagatgcttcGCGCAAGATGGCAGTATTTAAACTGCAAAACTCGATTAATGATCCAGCATTTGCCGATGTTTTCATATCATCGGGCGGTCTAGTCGTCCTCCGTCGACTCATCATGACATCTGCTGGCAACACACTCGCATACTCTCTTCAAAGTCTTACCCGATTGCTGGAAGTCGATATGGGATGGGATATCTTTGAGGGCCCAACTGCAAGCGATCTCGTCGAGCGTGTCGTCGAATTGATCGTTACAAACCCTcttgtcaacatcctcaGAGGAGCCATGTCTATCTTGGTCGCACTCGTTGGCCATTCCCAGTCTACCAACCAAAGTGATGTCGCGAACCGAACACCAGGAACCTTTGGCTTCCGCGCCCTGAAACCTGCCGTGGCTGTGCACCCGAACTTTTTCGAGCTGGTTATACAGCAGCTGCAGAGCGCAGATCATGCCCTGTGTGCCAATGCACTGATGTTGATCAACGCCCTGATCCGAGACGCCGTATCGGGCGAGAGTACAACAAATGGTGGAAAGGCCAACGCGGGTTCAGGAGAGGACTGggccaagttcatcaagcgGTTACAAGACTTGGGGCTGATTAAGGCAGTTCACAGGCTCATGCAAAGTTCTGCGCTTCAGGACCTGGCACATCCCATGCTGGAGTTTCAAACACTGACCAAGATTCTTTTGAGGAAGTGGCGCGAAGTCGATGTTGATCTCGAGCGACCCGAGCACCGAAGGGCTCTCAAGGGACTTCATCTGGCGAGTGCACCGGAGCGAGCTCACGTAAACGGACATTCCCCGGGACAAGAGTCGCACGAGGCCCCAGGGAAGAAGGGCAGCCGGCGGCACAATCCAGAAAAATGGAGGAGACTGGGATTCGAGACGGAGAGTCCGGCACAGGAGTTCGATATGACTGGCTTCTTGGGTATGATGGACCTGAGCGACTATGTCCGCAGGAATGAGGATGGATttcagaagctgctgctcgAACAGGCAGGGAAGCCTACACCTGAGCGCTGCCCCGTGGCCAGGGCCAGTTTCGCTGTGACAATGATACTGTACGACCACTTCGACGTGGACAAGACGGATCTGGATGATGTCAGGGGCTACCAGTTATTGGAGGCCAAAGATCACGACAGATTATTCAGACCCCTACTCCTCCAGTGGTCTCGGCTACACACTGCCGGCTTGTATACCTTTTTCCGTGTCTGGAAACTCACTGGCGCGGAACAGGGTGACTTTGAAAAGGTGGTCGAGCTGGTTAGAATTTTGATCGACTGCGTTGTCGGAGGAGCTACAAGGACCAAGGATGTGGCCgaggtggaagaagagatgcaGGAGTACGACGTACCGCGACTGCGAGAGCAGCAAATGTGCCTGTTGGAAATGTCGTTTGAGAGCACATGGGGTCAGCACCTACAACAAGTGAGGGAAGAGCTGAAACAAGAGGCTCTGCAATTCGTCAAGGAGCAGCGAATTCGATGCCTCCTACAAGGATCTTGGTTCTCAAAGCCGGCACCTAAGCGAGACAATGGGGCAGTGAAGCACAGACTATTCACACCTACCCCTTGGCGATATGCAAAACTCTCTCATAACCGACGGTATCTACACTACGCCGACTTCGAGGAAAGGACAGTAACGGCGCCCGGCTTGGATTCATTGGGTGAAAAGGTCGATCTCAGTACTATCAGCTCTGTTGTGTCCAATGTTTCGGCGCCCAACGAAGACACCCGGAGCACCATGAGTGATTTGATGGGCAAGGATGCAACTCCCAAGACAACAACCAAGATCACCGTCTACAGTTTCGTAAACGCAACGGAAGCGGCAAGGGGAACGGATAGCAAGGAGCAGCCCATCTTTACTTTGTGGCCACTGAGCCACAGCCTGGCCTCGGAATGGCTGGACGGACTCTTGATGCTACTGAACCAAGCACCCATAACGGCGGAGACCAACAAGCTTGTGAATCTGGTGAGCGAGTACGGGCTCAAGATCCGACTATTGAACGTCCGAATGGACACAGCATTTGAGGGCCCGGAGCCCGGGGCTGGAGTGATACCGAGCCGGGAAGGTCTTGATGAGGATTACTTTTTTGAAGTGTGA